AACATTCAactaatatcaatatttgcTGCCTTATTATATGTCACCTCAAGTACTCctgaagaaaaagaagtcTATAAGAATGcaacaagaaattatatCTCCATATTAAAAAGAGGCGcaaaaatctttaatagaAAACGATTTGCATTAAGAGGAATATACACgtatttattacaaattcCAGGTctattattagattctCAAGATACAACGAAATCTAATGAGGCTCCAAACCCATCTTCTATAACTAATTCTGTTTATCAGGACGGTCACCAACTGTTACATGATTCTAACAATATACCTATAGATATTTTGCAAGAATTAATGGatattcaagaaaataatgaactTAGAAACGGatctaataatgatggGCATTCAAATGGCCAAATGAACCAAAATTACTCAAATGCTATTGCATCATTGATTAATAATGTAGGCCAAAGTCCACACTTACTTGATAGCTTGTATTCATCAGGAAACACTCCACTTGTTACGGGACCTACGTTTCCGTCGAGCATGTCACCTAATCAAGACTTTGCAGAtccaataaatttttcagataTGTCTATGCCATCTGAACAATTACCTCTTTTAAACTCTTCTGATACACATAACAAGCCTCTTTCTTCGTTCAACAATAGCAGATCTAATCTAAACAGAATTGAGAATGATACTGATGCAAATGGTGCAGATGCACCCCTTGAAGGCAATAATACCCTTGGTGCCAACAACACTGAAGATATAGCTAACCAAACTACTATTAATAACCCCACACCTATTAACCTTGAAGCAAATAACTTGATAAACATTAATAAAACAGATTCAGTTAATTTAGAATCTATCACATATGATGCAGCCAACTTCATCCAGTTTAACGACAACCTAACCAATTCAAACAATTTAGATATGAATTAGATATATTATagcaattatttttttttgtttttttttggatgaCATAGTCACTATATTGTTACATAAACTTTCAACAAAAATACCATAGGCTTATTAATAGAtagtatataatattatatgtCATATATACACAATACAACTTTGCAGACTGTTGTACGATTAGTCACGTGATGGGGCCGTTTTCGGATCTAGCGAATCCcttataaataaaactaaaaaacaTGGAACGTATTCAAAGCCTTTTTTAATTAGATTAAAAGAAGTAAGAAAGTTCCTGGAAAGGGTTAAAGATAATACTCAACAATAAATATCAACTTAAACCAGCTAGTCACAAACATAGTATATTAAACTGAGAAGTAAAATGCCTTTAGTTAAATCAGCAGCCACCAAATTAGAATGGGCAAAAGTGATGACCCAGCTAAAACTAACTGGACGTACAGCTTCCGAATTATCTTCCTTCAAAAAGCGTAATGAAGAAGcaagaagaaaattattagagtTACAAACTAAATCTACTGAagttgattttgatttctaCCGCTCAGCTTTGAAAAACAAGCAGATCGTCGATCAAATCCAAAAGAGTTTTCAACAATACAAGCCCgttaaaattaatacttCTGAACAATTGTCAACTATTGCTGAGTTTGAAAAGCAAGCATTGCAAAGTGCCAAGGAAACAGAACAAGTTGTTGCAAGAGAATTGGCTGACTTAAGTGCtactttgaaaaatattgaagcTGCAAGACCTTTTGATCAATTGACTGTTGATGAATTGGTTAAAGCCAAGCCAGAAATTGATGCAAAGGTTGAAGAAATGGTTAAGAAGGGTAAATGGGATGTTCCTGGATATAAGGAAAAATTCGGTGATTTAACTGTGATGTGACCTACCAGAGACTGTTCTTGTATAGCTCCTCCTTTATTTCGATATGTCTTCCTAATTTCGTCACCATTATTTCTTATCATATATTCTCTAAAACATAAATAGTCCTCTACCAGTATTATTGatactttaaataatatctaTAATCTATCCTTTTATATTCTGTCaatatctaaaaaaaaaaatagcatgtttgttatatttgaaatattttttattttacgCTTTCATAGAAGACACTTTTAATCAGCATAAATCGAAGGAGAGTTAACGTTAAAAAAACGCAAAAATGGAATACAgtgataaataaaaaattacttgATAAATGAAAGgtatatttataatcaaTTCTATGCAACTATGAGTAAGGAGTTATCTgaattgtttttaaatgcaattgaatatgaaaaatctCAAGACATCAAACAAACCACTGAATTATTGCAATCATCTTCGCTGAAAACATTAGTATCATCAGGATATGCAATATC
This DNA window, taken from Henningerozyma blattae CBS 6284 chromosome 3, complete genome, encodes the following:
- the ATP7 gene encoding F1F0 ATP synthase subunit d (similar to Saccharomyces cerevisiae ATP7 (YKL016C); ancestral locus Anc_2.655), whose protein sequence is MPLVKSAATKLEWAKVMTQLKLTGRTASELSSFKKRNEEARRKLLELQTKSTEVDFDFYRSALKNKQIVDQIQKSFQQYKPVKINTSEQLSTIAEFEKQALQSAKETEQVVARELADLSATLKNIEAARPFDQLTVDELVKAKPEIDAKVEEMVKKGKWDVPGYKEKFGDLTVM